agtctatatgccacaaaatttgaaaatctaaatgaaatggacaattttcttgatcgatttgacttaccaaagctgaaccaggaccaggtaaatcaactaaatagacctatatcccccaaagaaatagaagcggtcatcaaaagtctcccatccaaaaaaagcccaggaccagatggcttcagcgcagaattctaccaggccttcaaagaagagctaacaccaattctcttcaaactattccacaaaatagaaacagaaggaatattaccaaattcattctatgaagccacagtcaccttggtacctaaacctcacaaagactcaacaaagaaagagaatttccggccaatctcccttatgaacattgatgcaaaaatacttaataaaatacttgcaaaccgaatccaagaacacatcaaagatattatccactatgaccaagtaggcttcatcccaggtatgcaggggtggttcaatatacggaaatccatcaatgtgatccaccatattaacaaactgaaagaaaaaaaccacatgataatctccctagatgctgaaaaagcctttgacaaaatccaacatccattcatgttcaaagtactggagagatcagggatacaaggcacatatctaaacatagtaaaggcgatatacagcaagcctatagccaacatcaaactgaatggagagaaacttaaagcaatcccactgaaatcagggacaagacaaggctgcccactctctccatatctcttcaacatagtgttggaagtccttgctagagcaataagacagttgaaggagatcaaggggatacaaattggaaaggaagaagtcaaattatcactatttgcagatgatatgatagtatacgtgagtgaccccaaaaactctaccagggaactcctacagctgataaacaccttcagcaaagtggcaggatacaaaattaactcaaaaaaatcagtagccctcctgtatacaaaagacaaaagggctgagaaagaaattaaggaaacaacacccttcacaatagccacaaatgacataaggtacctcggagtaaccctaaccaaggaagtcaaagacttgtatgaaaaaaatttcaaatctctgaagaaagaattagaagaagatatgagaagatggaaagatctcccatgctcatggcttggtaggattaacatagtaaaaatggccatcttaccaaaagcaatctacagattcaatgcaatgcccatcaaattaccaacacaattctttacagacctggaaaggaaaattctcaacttcatatggaataacaagaaacccagaattgctaaaacaatcctctacaataaaagatcttctggaggtatctccatccctgatcttaagttgtactatagagcaacagttttaaaaactgcatggtactggcatagaaacagaatggtggatcaatggaaccgaacggaggacccagaaataaacccacacacttatggacacctgatctttgacaaagacgccaaaaccatacaatggaaaaaagatagcatcttcaacaaatggtgctggtctaactggatgtctacatgtagaaaaatgaaaatagatccatacttgtcaccctgcacaaaactgaagtccaagtggatcaaagacctcaacgtaaaaccagacacattaaatcggcttgaaaaaaaagtgggaaataccctagaactcattggtacaggggaaaacttcctgaacagaacaccaacagcacaggctctaagagcaacaaccaataaatgggacctcatgaaactgaaaagcttctgtaaagcaaaggacaccgtcatcaaaacaaagcgaccacctacagattgggaaagaatcttcaccaaccctttatctgacagaggactcatatccagtatatataaagaactaaagaagctgaaaagcagcaaaccaagtaatccacttaaaaaatggggaacagagctaaacagagaattctctgtagaggaataccgaatggcagagaagcacttaaagaaatgctcaacctcattagccattagggaaatgcaaatcaaaacaaccctgagatttcaccttacacccatgagaatggccaaaatcaaaaactcaagtgacaacacatgctggagaggttgtggagaaaggggaacccttctccactgctggtgggaatgtaaacttgtacaaccactctggaaatcaatctggcgctttctcagacaactaggaatagcgcttcctcaagatccagccataccactactgggcatatatccaaaagaggctcaagtacacaaaaaggacatttgctcaaccatgtttgtagcagctttatttgtaatagccagaagctggaaacaacccagatgcccctcaactgaagaatggatgcagaaattgtggtacatctacacaatggaatattactcagcaatgaaaaataaggaaatcatgaaatttgcaggtaaatggtgggatctggaaaggatcatcctgagtgagttgtctcagaagcaaaaagacacacatggtatatactcactcatatagacatacaacataggacaaacccactaaaacctgcgcatctaaagaaactaagcaagagagaggaccctaactaaaacgtccaaaccccatccagaaaggcaaagaggatggacatcagaagaagaagaaaacaggaaacaacctaggaacctaccacagagggcctctgaaagcctctgcccttcagagtatcaaagcagatgctgagcctgatgggcaactgttgggcagagtgaacggaattttaggtaagaactgggaaatagtaagagctggagaggacagggtctccacaaggagagcaacagaacaagaaaatttgaacatagggaacttcccagagactcatactccaaccaaggactattcatggagataacctagaacccctgcacagatgtagcccagggcagttcagagtccaattgggttacatagtaatatgaagagggactgcctctgacataatctgattggcctgctctttgatcacctccctctggggggggggggagcagccttaccaggccacagtagaggacaatacagccacttttgatgtgaactgacagactaagatcagaaaggagaggagaacctcccctattagtggacttggggagtggcatgcaagcagagggaggagggagggtgggattgggatgggaggagggaggggcttatggggggatgcagaatgaataaagtgtaattgatgaaaaatttaagaaaaaagggaaaaaagtaatttaagaaccttaaatgactttcaaaattggaggaaaacattgagttagtcaattggcatggagcacgtctcgcccctgggggcaatggtctcctgaacctactcagacctcggacaccaccactgttagttctagaactgacgcaggatgtcccaacgaggggttaaggcttctcataatattccctataagcccacacctgtttgtctatatcccccatttttattcattattagccagatagagccaagtaattgtggtaatgatacttgcttttttgcccaatgctggaatgctagtaaagttaggtatgccctggttactcccatgcctcactgggtgcctatgcccattgatgcccctcgcgctatgactctcttcagacagaaaagggatcttggaactacagccaccattgttactaccatctcattgacggctgttggagctaccaccagggcattagccatgagtcatactgggcagactgctcaaaccctgaataatcatttagccaatgtagctcatgccttagttgtacataaaggaattaatgctcaactaaaaggaagcttgatggtgttcaatcagaggattgacctcttgcaggagcaaattgataccctatggcaaatcgctcaacctggctgtcaatgaaagtatgctggactttgtgtcactagcatacaacatgagaatttttcctgcgctgcaaatctgtctaaacaattgtcgagctatattttaggtaattggactggagaattcgatactacgatggagcagctgagagtggccattgtcacagtaaattctaccggagtggacgcaggactagccacaggattatcaacatggattgctgcagccatgaatcatctgaaggaatgggcgggcatgggagtgttagcaggccttctggtgttggtctccttggtttgcctgtggtatatatgcaagattagagtctaacaacagtgtgatgcagccatgatcattcaggcctttacagccattgaagcaggacattctccccaagcatggttggataccataaaaagctaaaatgatacgctcaggatgcgaggctaagcactgcactcagggtcagccgctttggacccagagaagagcatgtctgattgcatgcgggttgatgccccaggtcccgcctctgagaaaaaggtatcggacggtctaatgctctttgggtggatgacacctaaatgaacatctgtacaaagtcccaatttatttctaatatcagagatcagacctctactcttgactgatgcgtctaaaataaaaagggggaactgtagagagctgcggaatgctatgccttaaagatggagctggtttccgccttccaccttcccgatggtgagtgctctctgtcacaaacaattccacatttggctaaggctgaggatctggcttgcttccatgtatgtggacctatctgcattgcccccgtggcacgcctgggttggctacccagaggctatttaagctgtgggctggctttccccggggtccgaggattgttcaatgttcctgaataaactgcattgaaaaaaaaaaaaaaaaaaaaaaaaagaatctgaaaagGGGCATCACTGGAGGAGTGGGAAGCAGAGGGCATCTCTCTATCCCCAGCCGAACTACCAACAGCTGATGCTGATTCCAGGCAGGTGCCAAGGCTTGGGCGAAGCAGGGAATGGATGTCCCAGTGTCATGAGGTTATGAGAGCACAGGGAAGGCGTCAGGACTCACCTGCAGCAGGACGGGGCAAGAACAGGTCTGGCCTCTAAAACTCATTACAGAGCAGTTGGTTATGGCAACATGTAAAATCCAATGTTATATGATAATGGTTAAAAGTCTTATTTAAGCATATGGAAGAACAATCCTGCATCCCAAACAGAATATTATCACCTGTACAAGAAGAAAAGCAAGGTGCAAATAAGAATGTTTGTAAAATCAGTGTCGGTAAGTGATGAGAGTCAGGGTCCCCAGGGCAACATACGCCAGCCACACTGAAGTGACTGTCGTTACCATCAGTCAACCTGTAATCTGGCCTAAAGGCATGCCTCCCATCACCAAAATTGCTGAGTTGAAATTTTACAGTTCAAATCTTCTCATCCCTGAATATCTTTCCCAAGAAAGCTCGCCTCAAAAAACTCTCCTTCTCTGGCCAAAAACAGAAGACAGGCAATGTCAAGTAAAAAGGAGCCATCTTCTGAGTTTAAACAGAAACATAGCTGTCCACAGTTTCTGCTTTATCCCCATTAGTATAGCAAAGGCTACTTCATTCCTCAGCAGCAAACAGTATCACCCCCTGATCTCCCGGGCTTGACTCACCTTCAGAGGCTACCAGTATGCTACATTCCTGGCCATCCTTGGCCTCACAGGTGGTTTCTCCTATCTCACAAATTCCATCAGAGTTTAACATGTCACACTTCAAACATGTTAGAGCTGAAAAGGCAAAACCAAGGGTAGGACATTCACTCAGAGCCAGTTTCAACCTAGAGCTGAGCCTGTGGCTATCATGCATAAGAAATAATGATCAAAGAAAGAGATGGATGTAGGCTGAGCTGAGCCCCACTGGGTGGCCCATGACCTTGGAACCTAGGAAGGGATTTGAGAAGAGCCATGTTTCCCCatttcaaatcccagcactgggatgtgAGGGGGAAGATCAAAGTTCTGGTGTAGGAAGCTTGAGCCTACAACCTACAACACAAGTGCATCCCAACACCTCTGTATCTTCATCCAGTGAAGGACGTTTCTGTGTCATTCCCAACTCAAAATTAGGCTGCTGCACAGGTAAACTGGAGGATTTGAGAATATTAGTTTATTAAGAATTGAGCAAAGATTATATTCCCACcggtaatggaggagggttcccctttctccacatcctctccagcatgtgttctcacctGACTTTTTTATcctaaccattctgatgggtgtgaggtgaaatctcaggatcattttaatttgcatttcgcTAATGattagggatgttgagcatttctttaagtgtttttctgctatttgatattcctctattgagaattctctgtttagctctgaactccattttttaattggattgcttgatttgttgctgtttaacttcttgaattctttatatattctggatattagccctcagctatagggttggtgaagatcctttcccagtctgtaggctattgttttgttctggcgacaatgttctttgctttacagaagcttttcagtttcatgaggtcccatttattgatttttggtattctgttcaggagttCTCTCCTTTGCCAAAGAgttcttccctgctttttcttctcagagGTTTAGTGcttgtggttttatgttgaggtctttgatccacttggactttagttttgtacaggatgataaatatggatctatttccatttttctacatgtagatatccagttagaccaggactatttgttgaagatgctctcttttttccattgtattgttttgacttctttgtcaaaaattaagtatccgtaggtgtgtgggtttatttttgggtcttctattcgattccattgatccatcattctgtttctagggcagtaccatgctgtttttattactaatgctttgtagtacaccttgagatcagggatggagatacctccagacaaccacttgggaaatcaatccggcgctttctcagacaattaggaatactgtttcctcaagatccagctatatcaatcctataggcatatatccaaaacatgctcaagtataaaacagggacatttgctcaaccatgctcagaGCAGCTTTacttgttatagccagaatctggaaactactcagatgtccctcaactgaggaatggttacagaaattgtggtacatttacacaaaggaatactactcagcaattaaaaacaaggaaatcatgaaatttgctggcaaatggtagaaactagaaaagatcatcctgagtgagttatcctagaaacagaaagacacacatggcatatattcacttataagtagatattagatatataatataggataaacatactaaaacctgtacatctaaagaagctaagcaaggaggagaaccctgggtaagatgatcaatccttactcagaaagacaaatgggatggatattggaagaaggataaatcaggaaagaggacagaagcctaccacagaggtcctctaatAAACTCTACCCAGGAAGGTATCAAAGtcgatgctgagactgatagccaaactttgggcagagtgcagggaatcttatgaaagaagggggagataggaatacctggaggggacaggaactctacaaggagaacaatagatccaaaaattctgggcacaggggtcttttgtgagactgacactccaaccaaggactatgaatagagataacctagaacccctacatagacgtagctcatggtagcttagtctccaagtgggtgccctagtaaggggaaaaggaactgtctctgatatgagctcagtggctggctctttgatcacctccccctgattggggagcagccttgccaggccacagaagaaaacagtgcagctagtcctgatgagacctaatcagctagagtcagagggaaggggaggagtacctttcctatcagtggacttggggagggggatggaaggaaatgagggaggggagggagggtaggatttagaggggatgaaggagggggctacattgggaatacaaagtgaataaactgtaatttataaaaatataaataaatttaaaaaatagttgttACCAAAATAAAGATAGAGAAAGAACTGAAAGGCCATAGGAGGAAAACACCAGAACCAGAGAACTGACAAAGCTGAGGAGGAATGGGAATGgttcctcctgtatacaaagagGGCAGGGAAGGAAGGGGTTGTGAGGACATGGAAATGACGAGTGCGGCATCACTTTTGAAAGCAGTCCAGTCTTGTATCTTGTTCCTCACCTCTCAAAACCCAATACCCCTTGACACACTGGTTGTCCTCCATCACCAGCCCCTACCATCTGCCAGGATCTCACCTTGCAGGAAGCCCACCACAAAGGAGAGgcccagcaggagcagcaggaaatTCTTCCCCATTGAAGTGGGATTTCAGGCAAAGAGAATagcagagagcaggagagcacACTCAAGGCCTCAATAATGCATGCTTATATATGAGCTCAGGCTAGACAGGGAAGCGAATGGGATCCCAAGCCAGTGGACACAGCTGGTAGCCTGGGGGAAGCACAGATCCTACCTGTTTTGCTGTCTGCAGGCTTCTACACCACTATGCAGTGATTCAAGTACTTCTGGATTCTTGTCCACATATTTATTTCACTAACTTTCCAATGGAGATTAATAGTTCTGAGATGCAAAGGAAGTTTGAGACTGGGTGGCCAAGGAGCCTAGAGGTGCTAAGCACTAGTCAATGACCCTTCACACAAAAGGAAACTTTACTTTCAGTCTCCACAACTGGATTTTAAATATCTTGGAATATATGTctagctttatgtttaattgTTTCAATAAATCGCTGAAACCCAAATAGCACATTTGGGTTCATC
This is a stretch of genomic DNA from Meriones unguiculatus strain TT.TT164.6M chromosome 1, Bangor_MerUng_6.1, whole genome shotgun sequence. It encodes these proteins:
- the LOC110566311 gene encoding prostate and testis expressed protein 14-like; protein product: MGKNFLLLLLGLSFVVGFLQALTCLKCDMLNSDGICEIGETTCEAKDGQECSILVASEGDNILFGMQDCSSICLNKTFNHYHITLDFTCCHNQLLCNEF